From Erigeron canadensis isolate Cc75 chromosome 8, C_canadensis_v1, whole genome shotgun sequence, one genomic window encodes:
- the LOC122578950 gene encoding dof zinc finger protein DOF5.4 encodes MQDIHSIGNSGGGGARLFGGGTGIVGDRRLKPYHQQHNHHQGHAPHALKCPRCESLNTKFCYYNNYNLSQPRHFCKNCRRYWTKGGVLRNVPVGGGCRKAKRSKKTNNNNKASSESGVRKSSNSQNSSSDSSSLSASVTAVNNNNITAVTHKVAAIETTTGTTDVLSGNFQESCTTETGFLNPDFNHHNHQPLVDHSAVVNNNIFPDISTFTSLITSSTSQIPLGFDVVDDISPFRMHHTSSHVVENPESDNQQQWMQPDDHMKIQETGPTNGEWNNGSDQALFDLTRTSMDQSYWNQTTHWDDDDDGHNHDHQLNYLP; translated from the coding sequence ATGCAAGATATACATTCGATTGGaaatagtggtggtggtggagcgAGGTTATTTGGTGGTGGTACAGGTATTGTTGGCGATAGACGGCTAAAACCGTATCACCAGCAACACAACCACCACCAGGGTCACGCTCCACACGCGTTAAAATGTCCACGATGCGAGTCGTTGAACACCAAATTCTGTTATTACAATAATTATAACCTTTCTCAGCCACGTCACTTTTGTAAAAACTGCCGCCGCTATTGGACGAAAGGTGGTGTACTCCGCAACGTCCCTGTCGGCGGCGGTTGTCGTAAAGCGAAAAGATCGAAAAAGacaaacaacaataataagGCTTCCTCGGAGTCCGGTGTACGGAAATCATCAAATTCACAAAATTCAAGTAGTGATAGCTCTAGCCTTTCAGCCAGTGTCACAGCTGTGaataataacaatatcacaGCCGTGACACATAAAGTTGCTGCCATTGAGACAACAACTGGCACAACAGATGTCTTGTCAGGGAATTTTCAGGAATCCTGTACTACCGAAACAGGATTTCTGAACCCCGACtttaatcatcataatcatcaaccGCTAGTAGACCACTCAGCGGTTGTGAATAACAACATATTCCCGGATATAAGTACATTTACAAGCTTGATAACATCATCCACATCACAAATTCCGTTAGGATTCGACGTGGTTGACGACATTTCTCCATTCAGGATGCaccacacaagtagtcatgttGTCGAAAATCCGGAATCGGATAATCAACAACAGTGGATGCAGCCAGATGATCATATGAAAATTCAAGAAACAGGTCCAACAAATGGAGAATGGAATAACGGGTCGGATCAAGCATTGTTTGATCTAACAAGAACATCCATGGATCAATCATATTGGAATCAAACTACTCAttgggatgatgatgatgatggacataatcatgatcatcaaCTTAATTACCTTCCTTAA
- the LOC122611266 gene encoding protein MICROTUBULE BINDING PROTEIN 2C — MYNNHQSSQQHHFDFEHDNINFAGAGEPTSWLSGEDLRPSSPTHHRNPSAFSNSTAAAAGSNVDRVLYNDLVQIVPLVQSLIDPKVNSSYTRRGSMIYTKTPSVSNKMAEVKGGNAKSVPGKKRRENGGNEQDGGADGLSKFSSSAILTKEREELAELREKVEDLQRRLLEKDEILKSAEASKNEISSVHSILDQMKKQASEKDALLRATQAQLADVKIKLADKQAAVERLQWEAMTSNKKVEKLQEDLNAVQGEMSSYTMLFEGLSNDNFTLLDQEYDVVPLNGHLPEIDDMNDLEVREMEEAEEAYMAAIAVAKEKQDEESIAIAANARLHLQSYALRSSIM; from the exons atgtataataatcatcaatcatctcaacaacaccattttgatTTCGAACATGACAACATAAATTTTGCTGGTGCCGGAGAACCAACTTCATGGCTTTCCGGCGAAGATCTCCGCCCTTCATCACCGACCCATCACCGTAACCCATCTGCATTTTCAAAttccaccgccgccgccgccggcAGCAATGTTGACCGTGTTCTTTATAATGATCTTGTTCAGATTGTTCCCCTTGTTCAGTCTTTAATT GATCCAAAGGTGAATAGTTCGTATACGCGTAGAGGGTCAATGATTTATACGAAGACACCTTCGGTTTCTAATAag ATGGCTGAAGTAAAAGGTGGGAATGCTAAATCGGTTCCAGGGAAAAAGCGCAGGGAAAATGGTGGCAATGAACAAGATGGAGGTGCTGATGGTTTATCTAAGTTTTCCTCGAGTGCAATTTTGACAAAGGAAAGGGAAGAATTGGCCGAATTGAGGGAAAAAGTGGAGGATCTTCAAAGACGGTTGTTAGAGAAAgatgaaattttaaaatcagCAGAAGcttcaaaaaatgaaattagTTCTGTTCATAGCATTCTTGATCAAATGAAAAAGCAGGCATCGGAAAAGGATGCATTACTACGTGCTACTCAAGCACAATTAGCCGACGTAAAG ATTAAACTTGCTGATAAACAAGCAGCTGTAGAAAGGTTACAGTGGGAAGCAATGACTTCGAACAAGAAGGTTGAAAAACTCCAGGAAGATTTGAATGCAGTTCAAGGAGAGATGTCATCATATACAATGTTATTTGAAGGCTTGTCGAATGACAATTTTACCCTTTTGGACCAAGAGTATGATGTTGTCCCCCTCAATGGTCACCTTCCTGAAATA GATGATATGAATGACTTGGAAGTAAGGGAAATGGAAGAGGCAGAAGAAGCTTACATGGCTGCAATTGCTGTGGCGAAAGAGAAGCAAGATGAAGAGTCCATTGCCATAGCTGCAAATGCTAGGTTGCATCTGCAATCTTATGCTCTAAGAAGTTCAATAATGTAA
- the LOC122611265 gene encoding D-aminoacyl-tRNA deacylase-like isoform X1 — MHWFLTRRLNNNTAFHNSLTTLSLGWSSHKRRRRFRRKSNCKLEEEAKKKMVTLVVATTIDPASIGPASALLSMPGWHPGPSLQEIESYVNKEVRLLKHDNSNVREDHLDKRWEAATGEVVDEIIFLSRHSAASKRPALTIHPIGVPHLREDEVPPAGGKPGWAAPPNPRMGPWLQLLKVIANSHNLTPEFEVTFEATHHGPLTDSPAMFVEIGSTEEYWKRQDAAQAIALLVWKGLGLDGGVPVGDWCRNNGKNKILLGFGGGHYVPRHMDIVLKNDVWVGHLLSSYSLPMEDNGDAGVGGTWREAIKVAYEVTKSAFPGGEVLAHLDQKSFKSWQKNAILDYLKEQNIDVGKPSNFC; from the exons atgcATTGGTTTTTAACAAGACGGCTAAATAATAATACCGCATTCCATAATAGCCTCACAACATTATCATTAGGGTGGTCGTCgcataaaagaagaagaagattcaGAAGGAAAAGTAATTGTAAATTGGAGGAGGAGGCAAAGAAGAAGATGGTGACGTTAGTGGTAGCCACCACCATTGACCCTGCATCCATTGGTCCTGCCTCTGCCCTTTTGTCCATGCCCGGCTGGCACCCTGGCCCTTCTCTCCAG GAAATTGAAAGTTATGTGAACAAAGAAGTAAGGCTATTGAAGCATGATAATTCTAATGTTAGAGAGGATCATTTGGATAAAAGATGGGAGGCTGCCACTGGAGAGGTTGTGGATGAAATTATATTTCTTAGCAGGCACTCGGCTGCCTCGAAGCGGCCTGCGCTAACCATTCATCCAATTG GTGTTCCTCATTTACGAGAAGATGAAGTTCCACCAGCAGGTGGAAAACCCGGATGGGCTGCACCTCCTAATCCTCGAATGGGGCCATGGTTACAACTCTTAAAGGTCATTGCAAATTCACATAATCTGACACCTGAATTTGAG GTTACATTTGAGGCCACACATCATGGACCTCTGACTGATTCTCCGGCAATGTTTGTAGAAATTG GCAGCACTGAAGAGTATTGGAAGAGGCAGGATGCAGCACAAGCTATTGCTTTA TTAGTTTGGAAAGGACTAGGGCTTGACGGAGGAGTTCCTGTTGGAGATTGGTGCAG GAATAATGGAAAAAACAAAATTCTTCTTGGGTTTGGCGGTGGACATTATGTCCCCAGGCATATGGATATAGTTTT GAAGAATGATGTTTGGGTTGGCCATCTGCTATCGAGTTATTCATTGCCAATGGAAGACAATGGAGATGCAGGAGTTGGGGGAACTTGGCGGGAAGCAATTAAAGTTGCATATGAGGTTACTAAATCAGCGTTTCCAGGGGGAGAAGTTCTCGCTCATCTCGATCAAAA GAGCTTTAAAAGTTGGCAGAAAAATGCTATATTGGATTATTTGAAAGAGCAGAATATAGACGTTGGCAAGCCTTCTAATTTTTGCTGA
- the LOC122611265 gene encoding D-aminoacyl-tRNA deacylase-like isoform X2, which yields MHWFLTRRLNNNTAFHNSLTTLSLGWSSHKRRRRFRRKSNCKLEEEAKKKMVTLVVATTIDPASIGPASALLSMPGWHPGPSLQEIESYVNKEVRLLKHDNSNVREDHLDKRWEAATGEVVDEIIFLSRHSAASKRPALTIHPIGVPHLREDEVPPAGGKPGWAAPPNPRMGPWLQLLKVTFEATHHGPLTDSPAMFVEIGSTEEYWKRQDAAQAIALLVWKGLGLDGGVPVGDWCRNNGKNKILLGFGGGHYVPRHMDIVLKNDVWVGHLLSSYSLPMEDNGDAGVGGTWREAIKVAYEVTKSAFPGGEVLAHLDQKSFKSWQKNAILDYLKEQNIDVGKPSNFC from the exons atgcATTGGTTTTTAACAAGACGGCTAAATAATAATACCGCATTCCATAATAGCCTCACAACATTATCATTAGGGTGGTCGTCgcataaaagaagaagaagattcaGAAGGAAAAGTAATTGTAAATTGGAGGAGGAGGCAAAGAAGAAGATGGTGACGTTAGTGGTAGCCACCACCATTGACCCTGCATCCATTGGTCCTGCCTCTGCCCTTTTGTCCATGCCCGGCTGGCACCCTGGCCCTTCTCTCCAG GAAATTGAAAGTTATGTGAACAAAGAAGTAAGGCTATTGAAGCATGATAATTCTAATGTTAGAGAGGATCATTTGGATAAAAGATGGGAGGCTGCCACTGGAGAGGTTGTGGATGAAATTATATTTCTTAGCAGGCACTCGGCTGCCTCGAAGCGGCCTGCGCTAACCATTCATCCAATTG GTGTTCCTCATTTACGAGAAGATGAAGTTCCACCAGCAGGTGGAAAACCCGGATGGGCTGCACCTCCTAATCCTCGAATGGGGCCATGGTTACAACTCTTAAAG GTTACATTTGAGGCCACACATCATGGACCTCTGACTGATTCTCCGGCAATGTTTGTAGAAATTG GCAGCACTGAAGAGTATTGGAAGAGGCAGGATGCAGCACAAGCTATTGCTTTA TTAGTTTGGAAAGGACTAGGGCTTGACGGAGGAGTTCCTGTTGGAGATTGGTGCAG GAATAATGGAAAAAACAAAATTCTTCTTGGGTTTGGCGGTGGACATTATGTCCCCAGGCATATGGATATAGTTTT GAAGAATGATGTTTGGGTTGGCCATCTGCTATCGAGTTATTCATTGCCAATGGAAGACAATGGAGATGCAGGAGTTGGGGGAACTTGGCGGGAAGCAATTAAAGTTGCATATGAGGTTACTAAATCAGCGTTTCCAGGGGGAGAAGTTCTCGCTCATCTCGATCAAAA GAGCTTTAAAAGTTGGCAGAAAAATGCTATATTGGATTATTTGAAAGAGCAGAATATAGACGTTGGCAAGCCTTCTAATTTTTGCTGA